Part of the Mycolicibacterium mengxianglii genome is shown below.
GGCCCAGGCGCGCGCCGAAGTCCACTACGCCGCCGAGTACCTGCGCTGGTTCGCCGAGGAGGCGGTGCGCATTGCCGGACGCCAGCAGACGACTCCGGACGGCAACAACCGCGCCGTGGTGGTCGCCTCGGCCGTCGGCCCGTGCGTGTTGATCACGCCGTGGAACTTCCCGCTTGCCATGGCCGCCCGCAAAATCGCACCCGCAATCGCCGCGGGCTGCACCATGGTCCTCAAGCCGGCACCGCAGACACCGTTGACCGCGTTGCTGCTGGCCGACATCCTGTTCGAGGCCGGGCTGCCCCCGGGCGTGCTCAACGTGGTGCCCACCTCCGATGCCCCCGGGCTGATCGAACCCCTGCTGCGCAGCGGTCAGGTACGCAAACTGTCCTTCACCGGCTCTACCGCTGTGGGCAAGACGCTGCTGGCCCAGGCCGCTTCCGGGGTGCTGCGCACATCGATGGAACTCGGTGGCAACGCACCCTTCATCGTGTTCCCCGACGCCGACCTCGACCTGGCTCTCGAGGCCGCAATGCGCGCGAAGATGCGCAACATGGGCGAGACCTGCACCGCAGCCAATCGGTTCTTCGTCCACACCGACGTCATGGACCACTTCGCCGACCGGCTGGCCGACGCCATGTCCGCACTGGTGGTGGGCCCGGGTCTGGACCCCGCAACTGAGGTGGGCCCGGTGATCGATGGCACCAGCAGGGACAAGATCACCCGGCTGGTCACCGAGGCGCGCGAGCGTGGAGCCCGCACCGTCGGCACACCACCGGAGGTGCCCGGCACCGGGTATTTCTATCCGCCCACCGTGCTGACCGACGTCCCCGCCGACAGCACGATCTGCGACACCGAGATCTTCGGCCCGGTCGCGGCACTGCAACCGTTCACCGACACCGCCGAGGTGGTGGCGGCGGCCAACCGCACCCCGTGGGGGCTGGCCGGG
Proteins encoded:
- a CDS encoding NAD-dependent succinate-semialdehyde dehydrogenase, which codes for MTIADTIDRLPTDLFINGAWTPAESGRTMTVEDPAFAWSMAEVADAAPADGRRALAAAVAVQPAWQRTAPRHRSEILIEARRIMLACIEDLAVVITSEMGKPLAQARAEVHYAAEYLRWFAEEAVRIAGRQQTTPDGNNRAVVVASAVGPCVLITPWNFPLAMAARKIAPAIAAGCTMVLKPAPQTPLTALLLADILFEAGLPPGVLNVVPTSDAPGLIEPLLRSGQVRKLSFTGSTAVGKTLLAQAASGVLRTSMELGGNAPFIVFPDADLDLALEAAMRAKMRNMGETCTAANRFFVHTDVMDHFADRLADAMSALVVGPGLDPATEVGPVIDGTSRDKITRLVTEARERGARTVGTPPEVPGTGYFYPPTVLTDVPADSTICDTEIFGPVAALQPFTDTAEVVAAANRTPWGLAGYLFTENLDTAMAVSDALEVGMVGLNTGLVSDPTTPFGGVKESGLGREGGHVGIDEYLVTKLITSPIRARF